In Pseudomonas sp. Q1-7, the genomic window CAGCCAGGCGGTGAGGGTGTCGGGATTGGCTTTCAGCCAGGCCTTGGCCTCGCGTCGGCGGTTGGTGCTCTGATTAAGTATGGCCTCCATCAGATGGTTCTCCATGGCCAGGCTGAATTTGAGGTTCTGCAGCAGTCGCCCGAGGTTCGGACACTCCTGGACCAACCCCTTGCGTACGTTGGTGTAGACGCTGGCGCCACCGTAGTCCGGGCCGAACCAGTCGTTGCCGCCGGCGAGGTAGTGCATCTTCAACTGGTTGTTCATCGGGTGGGGTTCCCAGCCGAGGAATACCGCCCACTGGCCGAGATGCTCGGCACGCTTGACCTGGGCCAACATACCACTCTCACTGGATTCCACCAGTTGGAATTCGCCGAGGCCGAAGGCGTTGCCGTCGATCATCTTGCGGATCAGTTGGTTGCCGTCGTTGCCGGGCTCGATGCCGTAGACCTTGCTGCCCAGCTGTTCCCTGAACGTCGACAGGTCGGCGAAGCGCTTCACGCCGCCGTCCCAAGCCGCCTGGTTCACCGCCAGGCTGTACTTGGCCCCGGTGAGGTTGGCGCCCAGGGTTTCCACCGTGCCCTTCTCCAGGTAAGGGCGGATGTCCTGCTCCATGCTCGGCATCCAGTTGCCGAGGAACACATCGAGTTTGCCGTCTCCAAGGGCCTTGTAAGTGTCGGGCACCGACAGGCGCTTGACCTTGGTGACGTAGCCGAGCTCGCTCAGCACATGGCGGGTGACGGCGGTTGTAACGGTGATGTCGCTCCAGCCGACGTCGGCGAAGTGCACGGTGGAGCAGCGTTCGGGGTCGGCGGCGGCCAGGGCCGGCTGGCTGGCTAGAGAGGACGCGGCCAGCAGCATGGCCGCCAGCAGAGCAGTGGTGGGTCGAGTCATCTGGAGGGTCCGTCCACAGCAGGATTCATTGTCGTTATCCGGGCTCGCGTGGCTGTCCGACTGCTGCAGGCCCCGCCTCCGGCGCCTGGATCATGCGTGCCTGGCGAAGCGTCTGACTACCAACCCGGTCGCAGGTAGAACGTATCTGTCGCGCGTGGATGTCGCGTCTGTCGGGGGCGAATAAGTTCGTACCGGGTTCCCGACACCTCCGGCACCGGCCACGACGTATTTGGATACGAGCAAGTCGGTGTGGGAAGTACCCACCCCGGCGAAATGTCGATGATGTGCGCCAAGAGTGAACCCTACCGGAGTTGCCCCGTGGCTATCAGCGTGTTCGACCTGTTCAAGATCGGTATCGGCCCCTCCAGTTCGCACACGGTGGGTCCGATGCGGGCGGCGGCGCTGTTCGCCACGGCGCTGCGCGAGCGTGGCCTGCTGGCGCGGGTGCGGCGGGTCGAGGTGCGCCTGTACGGCTCGCTGTCGGCCACCGGGGTCGGCCATGGCACCGACCGCGCCACCCTGGTGGGGCTGATGGGCGAATGGCCGGACCGGGTGGACCCGAAGCAGATCGGCCCGCGCGTCGAGGCCCTGAAGGCCAGCGGCGAACTGTTGCTGGACGGCACCCATGCGGTGCCCTTCGACTGGTCGCGCGACCTGCTGCTGCTAGACGAGAACCTGCCCTACCACCCCAACGCCATGACCCTGATCGTCTTCGACGAGGCGGGGGAACTGCACCGCGACACCTACTACTCCATCGGCGGCGGTTTCGTGGTCGACGAAACCCAGGCCCGCGCCGGCCAACTGGACCAGGACGCCACCCAGCTGCCCTATGACTTCTCCAGCGCCGAGGAATTGCTCGAACTCTGCCAGCGCCATGGCCTTCGTGTGTCCGAGCTGATGCTGGCCAACGAGAAGGCCTGGCGCAGCGAGGCGGAAATCCGCGCCGGGCTGCTGAGGCTGTGGGACGCCATGCAGGAATGCGTAAACAACGGCCTCGGCCAGGAAGGCATCCTGCCCGGCGGGTTGAATGTGCGCCGGCGCGCGGCGAAGCTGCACCGCAGCCTGCAGGAACTGGGCAAGCCGAACGTGATCGGCTCGACCATGAGCGCCATGGAGTGGGTCAACCTCTACGCGCTGGCGGTGAACGAGGAAAACGCCGCCGGCGGGCGCATGGTCACCGCGCCCACCAACGGTGCGGCAGGGATCATCCCGGCGGTGCTGCACTACTACATGCGCTTCAACCCCGAGGCGAACGAGGACGACGTGGTGAACTTCTTCCTCGGCGCGGCTGCGGTGGGAATCCTGTGCAAGAAGAACGCCTCGATTTCCGGCGCCGAAGTGGGTTGCCAGGGCGAAGTGGGTTCGGCCTGCGCGATGGCGGCGGCGGGCCTGGCGGAGGTGCTGGGGGCGACCCCGGCGCAGCTGGAGAATGCGGCGGAGATCGGCCTGGAGCACAACCTGGGGCTGACCTGCGACCCGGTGGGCGGGCTGGTGCAGGTGCCGTGCATCGAGCGCAACGCCATCGCCGCGGTGAAGGCGATCAACGCGGCGCAGATGGCGCTGCGTGGCGACGGCGAGCATTTCATCTCGCTGGACCGGGTGATCCGCACCATGCGCGATACCGGCGCCGACATGCATGACAAGTACAAGGAAACCTCGCGCGGCGGCCTGGCGGTCAGCGCCATCGAGTGCTGACCCGGCATCGCCCGCTTCGTCCCTCGGCGCCCCGCCATGGTGCGCGCCGAGGTGAAGGGAGGCGTGACCATCAGGTCACTATCTGAACCGTTCGTCTGTTACTGAAGGTGCTGCCCGGCGATACGGGGTGACAGGCACTGACGAACGCAGTGCTACCGAAGTCCACAGGCCCCGGCACACGCGGGCTCTGGCGGTCGCAAACAGGATGATTCTGTCGCTCTCGCCTAGGCCTGCTGGCACGGGCCTTGGATGAATTGAAGCGTTTTTAGTTGAACGACCAATCAAACTAGGCACGGCGTTTGCCTAGATTTGGAATCTCCCGGATTGCCGTACCGGGCCATAACAAAAAGCTCCGAAATGGGGCTCCCGTGCCTAGCCTGAGGGTTTCGCTGATGTCACAGTTCAACCAAGGGGCCCAGCCCCAGAACCGTGTCCCCCAGTCCATCGGTTTCCTGCTGCTGGACAACTTCACTCTGATTTCCCTGGCATCCGCGGTGGAGCCGCTGCGTATGGCCAACCACCTCTCGGGCCGTGAGCTTTACCGCTGGTACACCCTCAGCCAGGACGGCCGGCCGGTCAGCGCCAGCGATGGTCTGCAGATCACCCCCGACAGCGGCCTGGACAGCGCCCCGGCGCTGGACGCCGTGATCGTCTGTGGCGGCGTCGATATCCAGCACAGTGTCAGCCGTGAACATGTGCACTGGCTGCAGGTGCAGGCCCGCCAGGGCCGTCAGCTGGGCGCCGTGTGCACCGGCAGTTGGGCGCTGGCCAAGGCCGGCCTGCTCGACGGCTTCGAGTGCAGCGTGCACTGGGAATGCCTGGCGGCCATGCAGGAAGCTTTCCCGCGCGCGGGCATCAGCACCCGCCTGTTCTCCATCGACCGCAACCGCAACACCTCCTCCGGCGGCACCGCGCCCATGGACATGATGCTGCACCTGATCGCCCGCGAGCACGGCCGCGAGCTGGCGGCGGCCATCTCCGAGATGTTCATCTACGAGCGCATCCGCAACGAGCAGGATCACCAGCGCGTGCCGCTCAAGCACATGCTCGGCACCAACCAGCCGAAGCTGCAGGAAATCGTCGCGCTGATGGAAGCCAACCTGGAGGAGCCCATCGACCTCGACGAACTGGCCTGCTACGTCGATGTTTCGCGTCGCCAGCTGGAGCGCCTGTTCCAGAAGTACCTGCACTGCTCGCCGTCGCGCTACTACCTCAAGCTGCGCCTGATCCGCGCGCGCCAGCTGCTGAAGCAGACCGCCATGTCGATCATCGAGGTGGCCTCGGTGTGCGGTTTCGTGTCCACCCCGCACTTCTCCAAATGCTACCGCGAGTATTTCGGCATCCCGCCGCGCGACGAGCGCGCTGGCCAGAATGCCAATGTGCTGGCGGTTATGCCGGTGCCGGACGAGCTGGTGCGTGCGCCTTCCACCGCCGGCGTGGCCCTCAGCCGCGCCCAGGGCGAGTCCACGTTTGCCAGTGTGAGGCTGTGAGCGGAACACCCAATTGCCCCCTCTCCCTCTGGGAGAGGGTTGGGGTGAGGGCCTGTGGGTAATGCAGGGACCTGAAGGACCGCCATCGCGAATGAGTTCGCTCCCACAAGGATCGTAGATCGGATGAAATTCGGGGAAATTCCAACCGCTGCTCCCGGATTGCATCCGTGCCACAGGCTATTCGTTCAGCCTTCAGCACTTCCGGTCTCGTAGGAATGAAAAAGGGCGCCAATGGCGCCCTTTGTCGTTTCCGTAATGCTCAGCGCGGCACCAGGGCCGGCAGCAGGGTCCGGGAAATGGCTTCGCGCACTTGCGGCAGCAGCGTGGCGCTGCCGCCCAGCAACTCCTCCACCAGACGCCGCAGGGCCACCGCGCGCTCCGGGCTGAGGCCGCTCACTGCCTGCTCGCACGCCTGCTCGGCGCTGACCCCCGGCGGGATGCTGATACCCAGCGCCACCAGACGCTCACGAAAGTCTTCCTGGTCGATCAGATCGGCATGCATCATCGCGCTATTCCTCTGCATTGGTGCCGCGCGATCAGCGCAGCACACCCTCTTCCAGCAACAGTTTGAAGATAGCTTCGGCGCCTGCCTGCGGCGAGACGTCCTTGAGCACCTGGCCGCCGCCGCCGGACGCCTTGGCGGTAGCCGCCTTCATCCGTTCGGCGCCAGTCTTGGCCTTGATCACCTTGAGCCGCTTGGGGCGCGGGCGGGCGGGCTGCAACTGGGCCTCGGCGAACAATACATCTTCCACCAGCTCCACGTCCTCAGCCTCGATGCGGCCGCGTCGGGCCGGGCCGAAGGCGCTCTGGCGCGCCGTCGGCGCGGCGTTGTCGACGCTGGCGAGGAACGGCAGGCGCACCTTCAGGCGGCGCCTCTGGCCACGGGGCAGGGCCTGCAGCACCTGGGCCACGCCATTCTCCACCTTCTCTACTTCGGCCAGGCCCACCACCAGCGGCCAGCCCAGGCGCTCGGCCAGCAGGTAGGGCAGCATGCCGGAGCCTTCGCCGGTTTCCGCCTGGCTGCCGGTGAGCACCAGCTGCGCGCCGCTCTCGCGGAGGAAGTCGCCGATGGGCGGCAGGGCGTCGTCCTGCGGTCCCTGTTCGAGGACGATGAGTTCCTCCAGGCCCATGCCCAAGTAGGCGCGCAGCGCCTCTTCATGGGGGTCGCCGGCATGCACTACGCGCAGACGCGGGCCGGCCAGGCGCAGGCCCAGCTCCACCGCGCGGGCGTCCTGGTCGGCGCGGCGCGCGCGGCCCGAGGTCGGGTGCGCGCCGATGGACACCAGGCTGACGATCTTCAATGCGTCATGCGGCATCACGTGCCCCTCCCTGACGGTATTCGTTGGCCAGTTGGATCAGGGCGGCGAGGATCGCGCCGGAGTCGCCGATCACGGAAAGATCGGCGCGTTTGATCATGTCGCAACCCGGGTCCATGTTCACCGCCACCACCTTGTCGCAGGCACCGATGCCCTGCAGGTGCTGGATAGCCCCGGAAATGCCCACCGCCAGGTAAACCCGCGCGGTGACCCAGGTACCGGTGGCGCCCACCTGGCGGTTGCGCGGCATGAAGCCGTCGTCTACCGCCACGCGCGAGGCGCCTTCGGTGGCGCCGAGGGCGCCGGCGGCCTGATGGAACAGGTTCCAGTCCTTCACGCCGTTGCCGCCGGAAAGGATGAACTCCGCTTCGGCCATGGGAATCTGCGCCGGGTCCACGGCCACCGGGCCGAGGTCCTCGATGCGTGGCAGGCTGTGGGCGATGCGGGTGGACAGTTCCAACTCGCGGGCTTCGTGGCGGGTTTCGCTGACCGGCTCGGCGCATTCGGCGGCGGCCAGGATCAGGCGCGGCACGGCGCGTACCAGGTCTTCGCGGCCCGCGCCGGCACGGCCTGTGGCCTGCTCGTTGGCCACTTGCCAGACGCGCGTGGCCGGGCGCTCGCCCAGCTTGGCGGCCAGGCGGCGGCCCAGCTCGCCGCCGCCGGTACGGCTGTCGGGCAGCAGCCAGTGGCGGGGTCTCAGCTGGCTTTCCACCGCGCTCAGCGCCAGTACCCGGGCCTCCGGCGAGTAGCCGTCGAATTCGTCGCCGTCGATGCGCAGGATGCGGTCCACGCCAGCGGTGTCGAACGCGCTTTCCTTGTCCTCGCCGAAGAGCACGGCGACCACCGCGCCTTCGCTGCCGGCCAGCTTGTTGGCCAGGCCGAGGAGGTCCTTGTCGTGGCTGGAAAGGCGGCCGCCGACCATGTCCGGCACCACGCAGATGTGGAAGACCGGTTGTTCGATGACATGCAGCGGCAACTGCACCACTTCAGTGGCGGTGCTGCGCTTGCCCGCGGTGCCCTGCTGGGCGCCGCTGCGGTCGATGCGCTTGAGGCCGTTGGGACCGATGAAGCCGGCCGCGGCGGCGTGGGGATTCTTGCGGATGATGCCGTTGGGGCCCATCCAGCTCGTCTGCCCCTGGGACTGCATGGCGGCATGCAGCGGGTGCAGGCGGTTGCGGGCGATCCACTCGGCGCGCGGGTCGCGGCGGATGATGTCGCTCATGCACAGGTCTCCATGGCTGCACGGATAACTCCCTCTCCCTTTGGGAGAGGGTTGGGGTGAGGGATGGTGGGCGTTCTGCGGAGGCCTGAGGCATCCCATACCCCCGACCCCTCTCCCGGAGGGAGAGGGGAGACAAGCAGAGAACGATCGGAGCTGAACGCCTTCATCACGCCACCTCCACGGCAGCTTTAGCCGCCGACGGCTTTTTTGCTTCGACCGGCACCTCGATCAGCACGTCGGCCACCAGTTCGGCAATGTCCTTGATCTCCGGACGCGGCGCCACGACACCTTCGAGCATCGCGGTGCATTGCGGGCAGCCCACGGCCACCAGTTCGGCGCCCGTTTCCTTGATGTCCACCATGCGCATGTCGGGAATCCGCTGCTTGCCGGGGATATCGGTGATCGGCGCGCCGCCGCCACCGCCGCAGCAACGGGAGCGGAAACCGGAGCGCTGCATTTCCTTCACCTCGATGCCGATGGCCTTGAGCACAGCGCGCGGTGCTTCGTACTCGCCGTTGTAGCGGCCGAGGTAGCAGGGGTCGTGGTAAGTCACGCTGCCGCCCTTGTGTTGGCCGAGGTTGAGGCTGCCGCCTTGCACCAGCTCGTTGATGAAGGTGCTGTGGTGCAGGACCTGGTAGTTGCCGCCCAGTGCGCCGTACTCATTCTTCAGTACGTGGAAGCTGTGCGGGTCGCAGGAAACGATCGTCTTGAAGCGGTACTGGTTCAAGGTGGCGATGTTGCGCTTGGCCAGTTGCTGGAAGGTCGCTTCGTCACCCAGGCGACGGGCCACGTCGCCGCTGTCGCGCTCTTCCAGGCCGAGCACGGCGAAATCGACGTTGGCGGCCTTCAGCACTTTCACGAAGGCGCGCAGGGTGCGCTGGTTACGCATGTCGAAGGCGCCGTCGCCGACCCAGAACAGCACCTCGGCCTGCTTCTTCTCGCTCATCAGCGGCAGGTTCAGGTCCGCTGCCCAGTTCAGCCGGCCGCCAGGGGCGAAGCCGCCGGGGTTGTCGGTGGCGATCAGGTTTTCCAGTACCTCGGCGCCCTTGTTCGGGGTGGCGCCCTTTTCCAGGGTGAGGTGGCGGCGCATGTCGACGATGGCATCGACGTGCTCGATCATCATCGGGCACTCCTCGACGCAGGCGCGGCAGGTGGTGCAGGACCAGAGGGTGTCCGCTTCCACCAGGCCCTTGCCACCCTGGACCACGATCGGCTGGTGCGGGCCGCCGGCGTGTTCGCCAAGCGGAATGCCCGGGTAGGGGCTGCCGGCGAACTTGGCGTCGTCGCCGCCGGCCAGGCCAATGACCATGTCCTGGATCAGCTTCTTCGGGTTCAGCGGCTGGCCGGCGGCGAACGCCGGGCACACCGCTTCGCACTTGCCGCACTGCACGCAGGCGTCGAAGCCGAGCAACTGGTTCCAGGTGAAATCGGTGGGTTTCTCCACGCCCAGCGGCGCTGCGGGATCGCTCAGGTCCAGGGCCTTGAGGCCGGTGGAGCGGCCGCCGCCGAAGCGCTCGGCACGGCGGTGCCAGGCCAGGTGCAGGGCGCCGGCGAAGGCGTGCTTCATCGGCCCGCCCCAGGTCATGCCGAAGAACAGTTCAGACACGCCCCAGGCCACGCCAATAGCCAGGATGCCGGCGAGCAGCCAGCCGCCGAAGCCTTCCGGCAGGATGCCGGCCACTGGCAGGGTGGCGATGAAGAAGCTCGCGGAGAACATCAGCAGGCTCTTCGGCAAGCGATTCCACGGGCCCTTCGACAGCCGTGCCGGCGGGTTACGGCGGCGCTTGGCGACGAACAGGGCGCCGACGAACATCAGCACGGTGGCCGCCAGCAGGGCGAAGCCGAGGATCTTGCTGTGCAGGCCGAAGCCGTGCACGACGATGGCCAGCAGCGCAGACAGCACGAAGCCGCCGGCGGTGGCCACGTGGGTCTTGGACATGTACTTGTCGCGCTCGACCACATGGTGGAGATCCACCAGGTAGCGACGCGGCATCTTCAGCAGGCCGCCGATCCAGTCGACCTTGGACGGCCGGCCCCGGCGCCACATGAAGAAGCGCTTCGCGGCGCCCAGCACGGCCAGCGCCAGGGCGGCGAAGAGCAGGAGGGGGAGAAGGGTGTTGAGCATTCTTTCTGGTCTCCTTGCAGGGACCGAATGGATAACGCCGAACCAGCTCCCTCTCCCCGTGGGGAGAGGGTTAGGGAGAGGGGGACGCCGGAAGCGCGGAAGCCGCCGGATTACCCTCTCCCCCCGCCCTCTCCCGCAAGCGGGAGAGGGGGCCGTCCGTGTGTGGGCTTAGAAGTCCTTGCACAACCGCAAGGCGTCGTAGATCGCCGCGTGGGTGTTGCGCTGGGCCACGCAGTCGCCGATGCGGAACAGCAGGTAGCCGTCGCCGGGCTCGGCGAGGCAGGGCTGCGGCTTGATGGCGAACAGCGCCTCGACGTCGATCTGGCCCTTGTTGCGTGAACCGTCCTTGAGGGCGTAGTACAGCGTCTCGTCCGGGCGCACGCCGTTCTCGATGACGATCTGGTCCACCACGCGTTCTTCGCGGGCGCCGGTGTATTCGTTCTCCAGCACCGCCACCACCTTGTCGCCCTCGCGGTAGACCTTTTCCAGCATCAGGTCGCCGGTCATGATCACTTCCTTCGGGTACATGCTGCGGTAGTAGGTGGGGAAGGTGGTGCCGCCCATGGCGATGCCCGGCTTGATGTCGTCGGTGACGATTTCCACCTGGGCACCCTTGTCGGCCAGGTAGTCCGCCGCCGACATGCCTCCGAACTCGCAGATGGTGTCGTACACCAGCACGTTCTTGCCCGGTGCCACGCTGCCGTCGAGGATGTCCCAGCTGCTCACCACCAGGCCTTCGGCCGCGCCCCAGTGCTCGTTCTGCTCGATGAACGGGTGGCCGCCGTTGGCCAGCACGACGATATCCGGCTTGAGGTCGAGAATGGCCTCGGGATTGGCCGCGGTACCCAAGCGCAGGTCGACGCCGAGGCGGGCGATCTCCAACTGGTACCAGCGGGTGATGCCGGCGATCTGGTCGCGCTGCGGGGCCTTGGCGGCGATGGTGATCTGGCCGCCCAACTGGTCCTTCTTCTCGAACAGGGTGACGTCATGGCCACGCTCGGCCGCCACGCGGGCCGCTTCCATGCCGGCGGGGCCGCCGCCCACCACCACCACCTTGCGCTTGACGCCGGTGGTCTTCTCGATGATGTGCGGAACGCCCATGTACTCGCGGGAGGTGGCGGCGTTCTGGATGCACAGCACGTCCAGGCCCTGGTACTGGCGGTCGATGCAGTAGTTGGCGCCGACGCATTGCTTGATCTGGTCCACCTGGCCCATCTTGATCTTGGCGATCAGGTGCGGGTCGGCGATGTGGGCGCGGGTCATGCCCACCATGTCCACGTAGCCGCCTTCGAGGATGCGGGTGGCCTGGTTCGGGTCCTTGATGTTCTGCGCGTGCAGCACCGGCACGTTGACCACTTCCTTGATGCCGGCCGCCAGGTGCAGGAAGGGCTCCGGCGGGAAGCTCATGTTGGGGATCACGTTGGCCAGGGTGTTGTGGGTGTCGCAGCCGGAACCCACCACGCCGATGAAGTCGATCATGCCAGTGTCGCTGTAGTACTTGGCGATCTGCTTCATGTCCTCGTGGGACAGGCCGTCCGGGTGGAATTCGTCGCCGCAGATGCGCATGCCGACGCAGAAATCGTCGCCCACTTCGGCGCGCACGGCCTTGAGCACTTCCAGGCCGAACTTCATGCGGCCCTCGAAGGTGCCGCCCCATTCGTCGCTGCGCTTGTTGACGCGCGGGCTCCA contains:
- a CDS encoding L-serine ammonia-lyase — its product is MAISVFDLFKIGIGPSSSHTVGPMRAAALFATALRERGLLARVRRVEVRLYGSLSATGVGHGTDRATLVGLMGEWPDRVDPKQIGPRVEALKASGELLLDGTHAVPFDWSRDLLLLDENLPYHPNAMTLIVFDEAGELHRDTYYSIGGGFVVDETQARAGQLDQDATQLPYDFSSAEELLELCQRHGLRVSELMLANEKAWRSEAEIRAGLLRLWDAMQECVNNGLGQEGILPGGLNVRRRAAKLHRSLQELGKPNVIGSTMSAMEWVNLYALAVNEENAAGGRMVTAPTNGAAGIIPAVLHYYMRFNPEANEDDVVNFFLGAAAVGILCKKNASISGAEVGCQGEVGSACAMAAAGLAEVLGATPAQLENAAEIGLEHNLGLTCDPVGGLVQVPCIERNAIAAVKAINAAQMALRGDGEHFISLDRVIRTMRDTGADMHDKYKETSRGGLAVSAIEC
- the etfA gene encoding electron transfer flavoprotein subunit alpha — protein: MSDIIRRDPRAEWIARNRLHPLHAAMQSQGQTSWMGPNGIIRKNPHAAAAGFIGPNGLKRIDRSGAQQGTAGKRSTATEVVQLPLHVIEQPVFHICVVPDMVGGRLSSHDKDLLGLANKLAGSEGAVVAVLFGEDKESAFDTAGVDRILRIDGDEFDGYSPEARVLALSAVESQLRPRHWLLPDSRTGGGELGRRLAAKLGERPATRVWQVANEQATGRAGAGREDLVRAVPRLILAAAECAEPVSETRHEARELELSTRIAHSLPRIEDLGPVAVDPAQIPMAEAEFILSGGNGVKDWNLFHQAAGALGATEGASRVAVDDGFMPRNRQVGATGTWVTARVYLAVGISGAIQHLQGIGACDKVVAVNMDPGCDMIKRADLSVIGDSGAILAALIQLANEYRQGGARDAA
- the etfB gene encoding electron transfer flavoprotein subunit beta; translation: MPHDALKIVSLVSIGAHPTSGRARRADQDARAVELGLRLAGPRLRVVHAGDPHEEALRAYLGMGLEELIVLEQGPQDDALPPIGDFLRESGAQLVLTGSQAETGEGSGMLPYLLAERLGWPLVVGLAEVEKVENGVAQVLQALPRGQRRRLKVRLPFLASVDNAAPTARQSAFGPARRGRIEAEDVELVEDVLFAEAQLQPARPRPKRLKVIKAKTGAERMKAATAKASGGGGQVLKDVSPQAGAEAIFKLLLEEGVLR
- the dgcB gene encoding dimethylglycine demethylation protein DgcB; translated protein: MLNTLLPLLLFAALALAVLGAAKRFFMWRRGRPSKVDWIGGLLKMPRRYLVDLHHVVERDKYMSKTHVATAGGFVLSALLAIVVHGFGLHSKILGFALLAATVLMFVGALFVAKRRRNPPARLSKGPWNRLPKSLLMFSASFFIATLPVAGILPEGFGGWLLAGILAIGVAWGVSELFFGMTWGGPMKHAFAGALHLAWHRRAERFGGGRSTGLKALDLSDPAAPLGVEKPTDFTWNQLLGFDACVQCGKCEAVCPAFAAGQPLNPKKLIQDMVIGLAGGDDAKFAGSPYPGIPLGEHAGGPHQPIVVQGGKGLVEADTLWSCTTCRACVEECPMMIEHVDAIVDMRRHLTLEKGATPNKGAEVLENLIATDNPGGFAPGGRLNWAADLNLPLMSEKKQAEVLFWVGDGAFDMRNQRTLRAFVKVLKAANVDFAVLGLEERDSGDVARRLGDEATFQQLAKRNIATLNQYRFKTIVSCDPHSFHVLKNEYGALGGNYQVLHHSTFINELVQGGSLNLGQHKGGSVTYHDPCYLGRYNGEYEAPRAVLKAIGIEVKEMQRSGFRSRCCGGGGGAPITDIPGKQRIPDMRMVDIKETGAELVAVGCPQCTAMLEGVVAPRPEIKDIAELVADVLIEVPVEAKKPSAAKAAVEVA
- the dgcA gene encoding dimethylglycine demethylation protein DgcA, translated to MAFEAMFQPIQIGKLTIRNRVLSTAHAEVYATDGGMTTERYVKYYEEKAKGGIGLAICGGSSVVAIDSPQEWWSSVNLSTDRIIPHFQNLADAMHKHGAKIMIQITHMGRRSRWDGFNWPTLMSPSGIREPVHRATCKTIEVEEIWRVIGNYAQAARRAKEGGLDGVELSAVHQHMIDQFWSPRVNKRSDEWGGTFEGRMKFGLEVLKAVRAEVGDDFCVGMRICGDEFHPDGLSHEDMKQIAKYYSDTGMIDFIGVVGSGCDTHNTLANVIPNMSFPPEPFLHLAAGIKEVVNVPVLHAQNIKDPNQATRILEGGYVDMVGMTRAHIADPHLIAKIKMGQVDQIKQCVGANYCIDRQYQGLDVLCIQNAATSREYMGVPHIIEKTTGVKRKVVVVGGGPAGMEAARVAAERGHDVTLFEKKDQLGGQITIAAKAPQRDQIAGITRWYQLEIARLGVDLRLGTAANPEAILDLKPDIVVLANGGHPFIEQNEHWGAAEGLVVSSWDILDGSVAPGKNVLVYDTICEFGGMSAADYLADKGAQVEIVTDDIKPGIAMGGTTFPTYYRSMYPKEVIMTGDLMLEKVYREGDKVVAVLENEYTGAREERVVDQIVIENGVRPDETLYYALKDGSRNKGQIDVEALFAIKPQPCLAEPGDGYLLFRIGDCVAQRNTHAAIYDALRLCKDF
- a CDS encoding GlxA family transcriptional regulator, whose protein sequence is MSQFNQGAQPQNRVPQSIGFLLLDNFTLISLASAVEPLRMANHLSGRELYRWYTLSQDGRPVSASDGLQITPDSGLDSAPALDAVIVCGGVDIQHSVSREHVHWLQVQARQGRQLGAVCTGSWALAKAGLLDGFECSVHWECLAAMQEAFPRAGISTRLFSIDRNRNTSSGGTAPMDMMLHLIAREHGRELAAAISEMFIYERIRNEQDHQRVPLKHMLGTNQPKLQEIVALMEANLEEPIDLDELACYVDVSRRQLERLFQKYLHCSPSRYYLKLRLIRARQLLKQTAMSIIEVASVCGFVSTPHFSKCYREYFGIPPRDERAGQNANVLAVMPVPDELVRAPSTAGVALSRAQGESTFASVRL
- the choX gene encoding choline ABC transporter substrate-binding protein, translated to MTRPTTALLAAMLLAASSLASQPALAAADPERCSTVHFADVGWSDITVTTAVTRHVLSELGYVTKVKRLSVPDTYKALGDGKLDVFLGNWMPSMEQDIRPYLEKGTVETLGANLTGAKYSLAVNQAAWDGGVKRFADLSTFREQLGSKVYGIEPGNDGNQLIRKMIDGNAFGLGEFQLVESSESGMLAQVKRAEHLGQWAVFLGWEPHPMNNQLKMHYLAGGNDWFGPDYGGASVYTNVRKGLVQECPNLGRLLQNLKFSLAMENHLMEAILNQSTNRRREAKAWLKANPDTLTAWLRGVTARDGGPLPATLVPAKSP